Proteins from a genomic interval of Bradyrhizobium sp. CCGB01:
- a CDS encoding PDR/VanB family oxidoreductase, producing MDAHPLKLKVRSCTAETASVRSLVFGVENGVAPRWQAGAHVRVALPNGGDRPYSLMALPGLPDGALALGVLREQASTGGSQFMHALKIGDVVKATAPVNNFSLHGEASPALLLAGGIGITPILSMAAELKARGNPYRLHYAGRARGMLAFLPQLQEICPDSLSIHHDDDDSRLDIAAALGDVSANCHIYVCGPGGMIEAVKAAALAKGIPSDRIHYELFKAEQPGAPDEPFEVELKSSGQVVTVAAGQTIIQALEAVGLDVLYDCQRGDCGICQCGVISGVPDHRDVILSDDEKASNKVMQICVSRAKSERLVLDL from the coding sequence ATGGACGCGCATCCGCTCAAGCTCAAGGTGAGGTCGTGTACCGCGGAAACCGCGTCGGTACGGAGCCTTGTGTTTGGCGTGGAGAACGGTGTCGCGCCGCGATGGCAGGCGGGCGCCCATGTTCGCGTGGCGCTCCCGAATGGAGGAGACCGGCCGTATTCACTGATGGCCTTGCCGGGACTCCCGGACGGTGCTCTGGCGCTCGGGGTCCTGCGCGAGCAGGCCTCGACCGGAGGCTCGCAGTTCATGCACGCGCTGAAGATCGGCGATGTCGTAAAGGCAACCGCGCCGGTGAACAATTTCAGTCTGCACGGAGAGGCTTCACCTGCGCTGCTGCTTGCCGGTGGCATCGGCATCACGCCGATCCTGTCGATGGCGGCTGAGCTGAAAGCTCGCGGCAACCCGTATCGCCTGCACTACGCGGGCCGCGCGCGCGGGATGCTGGCGTTCCTGCCGCAATTGCAGGAGATCTGCCCGGACAGCCTCTCCATCCATCATGACGACGACGACTCCCGCCTCGATATCGCAGCGGCGCTCGGTGATGTGTCGGCAAACTGCCACATCTACGTCTGCGGCCCTGGGGGAATGATCGAGGCGGTGAAGGCGGCCGCGCTTGCGAAGGGCATCCCGTCGGACCGCATCCACTACGAGCTCTTCAAGGCAGAGCAGCCGGGCGCGCCCGACGAGCCGTTCGAGGTCGAACTCAAGTCGAGCGGGCAGGTCGTCACCGTCGCGGCCGGCCAGACCATCATCCAGGCGCTGGAGGCTGTAGGTCTCGACGTTCTCTACGACTGCCAGCGCGGCGATTGCGGCATCTGCCAATGCGGCGTGATCTCGGGCGTTCCCGATCATCGCGACGTCATTCTCAGCGACGACGAGAAGGCGTCAAACAAGGTCATGCAGATCTGCGTGTCGCGCGCGAAATCGGAACGGCTGGTGTTGGATCTCTAG
- a CDS encoding formate dehydrogenase subunit alpha, translated as MLIKRSDQHSGSGHRGSVADTLAHQAGGLDRRTFLRRSGLAGGALAALGTMPVSGVRKAEAAVAGPLAAGATVRKSICTHCSVGCTVTAEVLNGVWIGQEPTWESPINRGSHCAKGASVRELVHSERRLRYPMKLVNGQWARVSWETAINEIGDKILDVREKSGPDSVYWLGSAKMTNEGAYLFRKLGAFWGTNNTDHQARICHSTTVTGVANTWGYGAMTNSYNDIRNAKTQMIMGGNPAEAHPVSLQHLLEGKELQKANFIVIDPRMTRTAAHATEYVRMRPGTDIPILYGIMWHILQNGWEDKEFIRQRVYGFDDLRKEVEKWNPEEVERVTGIPAEQLKRVAKMFATEKPSTLIWAMGQTQKTVGTANVRASCILLLMTGNVGGPGMGANIFRGHDNVQGATDVGLDIVTLPFYYGLAEGAWKHWSRVWDVDYEFLKSRFVSKQIMETPGIPLTRWFEAVTLPKDQVAQQDNVRAVFVQGHASNSITRIPESLKGLKALDLLVIADPHPTTWASLAVEAGRKDGIYILPVATQFECKGSRVASNRSLQWGEQIVKPIFESKDDLEVIYLMARKLGFADQMFKKIKVDNNLPEAEDVLREMNRGSWSTGYCGQSPERLKAHMKNQAKFDMLTMRAPKDDPEVGGDYYGLPWPCWGSPEVRHPGTPLLYNTNLAVMDGGGTFRPRFGIEREEKLPDGTTRKVSLLADKSYSKDSEIQDGYPEFTLASLKKLGWDTDLTEAEMATIMKVNPTNPDLVSWSLDLSGGIQRVALKHGCVPYGNGKARMNAFGLPDPIPVHREPIYTPRVDLVEKYPTLPDAKQFRMPNIGFSVQKAAVEKGIAKQFPLILSSGRLVEYEGGGEETRTNPWLAELQQDMFIEINPADAADRGVKDGGWVWVTGAENSSRARMKALVTERVGRGVAWMPFHFGGWLAGKDLRGNYPKGTDPIVLGESANTITTYGYDPATNMQETKVTLCQISAA; from the coding sequence GTGCTTATCAAGCGATCAGATCAGCATTCTGGATCCGGCCACCGCGGCTCAGTCGCCGATACCTTGGCACACCAGGCCGGCGGTCTCGATCGCCGCACCTTCCTGCGGCGGTCCGGTCTTGCGGGTGGCGCGCTCGCGGCACTCGGCACAATGCCGGTTTCCGGCGTGCGCAAGGCGGAAGCCGCCGTGGCGGGTCCGCTGGCCGCCGGCGCCACCGTCAGGAAAAGCATCTGTACGCATTGTTCGGTCGGATGCACGGTGACCGCGGAGGTGTTGAACGGGGTCTGGATCGGTCAGGAACCGACCTGGGAGTCCCCCATCAATCGCGGATCTCATTGCGCGAAGGGGGCTTCCGTGCGCGAGCTGGTGCACAGCGAGCGGCGTTTGCGCTATCCGATGAAGCTCGTGAACGGGCAATGGGCGCGCGTCTCCTGGGAGACTGCGATCAACGAGATCGGCGACAAGATCCTCGATGTTCGCGAAAAATCGGGCCCGGATTCCGTTTACTGGCTCGGGTCGGCCAAGATGACCAATGAAGGCGCTTATCTGTTCCGCAAGCTCGGGGCGTTCTGGGGTACCAACAACACCGACCATCAGGCCCGTATCTGCCATTCGACCACCGTCACCGGCGTCGCCAATACCTGGGGCTACGGCGCGATGACCAACAGCTACAACGATATCCGCAATGCCAAGACCCAGATGATCATGGGCGGCAATCCGGCCGAGGCGCATCCGGTTTCGTTGCAGCATCTGCTCGAGGGCAAGGAGCTGCAAAAGGCCAACTTCATCGTCATCGACCCGCGCATGACGCGCACCGCGGCGCACGCGACGGAATACGTGCGGATGCGTCCGGGCACTGACATTCCGATACTCTACGGCATCATGTGGCACATCCTCCAGAACGGCTGGGAGGACAAGGAATTCATCAGGCAGCGCGTCTACGGCTTCGACGATCTCCGCAAGGAAGTGGAGAAATGGAATCCGGAAGAGGTCGAGCGCGTCACCGGCATTCCCGCCGAACAGCTCAAGCGGGTCGCCAAGATGTTCGCTACCGAGAAGCCGTCGACCTTGATCTGGGCCATGGGCCAGACCCAGAAGACCGTCGGCACGGCCAATGTGCGGGCGAGCTGCATTCTGCTGCTCATGACCGGCAATGTCGGTGGACCGGGCATGGGCGCCAACATCTTCCGCGGCCACGACAATGTGCAGGGCGCGACCGATGTTGGTCTCGATATTGTGACGCTGCCATTCTACTACGGCCTCGCCGAGGGCGCGTGGAAGCACTGGTCGCGGGTCTGGGACGTCGACTACGAGTTCTTGAAGTCGCGCTTTGTTTCCAAGCAGATCATGGAAACTCCCGGCATTCCGCTCACCCGCTGGTTCGAGGCGGTGACGTTGCCGAAGGATCAGGTCGCTCAGCAAGACAATGTGCGGGCCGTGTTCGTTCAGGGACACGCCAGCAACAGCATCACGCGCATTCCGGAGTCTCTCAAGGGCCTGAAGGCGCTGGACCTGCTCGTCATTGCCGACCCGCACCCCACGACCTGGGCATCGCTGGCGGTCGAGGCCGGCCGCAAGGATGGCATTTACATTCTTCCGGTGGCTACGCAATTCGAGTGCAAGGGATCGCGCGTCGCCTCGAACCGCTCGCTGCAATGGGGCGAACAGATCGTGAAGCCAATCTTCGAATCCAAGGACGACCTCGAGGTCATCTATCTGATGGCCAGGAAGCTCGGCTTCGCCGACCAGATGTTCAAGAAAATCAAGGTCGATAACAATCTGCCTGAAGCAGAAGACGTGCTGCGCGAGATGAACCGCGGCAGCTGGTCGACCGGCTATTGCGGGCAATCGCCCGAGCGGCTCAAGGCGCACATGAAGAACCAGGCGAAGTTCGACATGCTGACGATGCGTGCGCCCAAGGACGATCCCGAGGTCGGCGGCGATTATTACGGCCTGCCGTGGCCGTGCTGGGGCTCGCCGGAAGTCCGGCATCCCGGCACGCCGCTGCTCTACAATACCAATCTCGCGGTGATGGACGGCGGCGGCACGTTCCGGCCGCGCTTCGGCATCGAGCGCGAGGAGAAGCTGCCCGACGGGACCACGCGCAAGGTCAGTCTGCTGGCCGACAAATCCTACTCCAAGGATTCCGAGATCCAGGACGGCTATCCCGAATTCACGCTGGCGAGCCTGAAGAAGCTTGGCTGGGACACGGATCTCACCGAAGCGGAGATGGCCACGATCATGAAGGTCAATCCGACCAATCCGGATTTGGTGTCGTGGTCGCTCGATCTCTCAGGGGGCATCCAGCGGGTCGCACTCAAACACGGCTGCGTGCCGTATGGCAATGGCAAGGCACGCATGAACGCCTTCGGCTTGCCTGATCCGATTCCGGTCCATCGCGAGCCGATCTACACGCCACGTGTCGACCTCGTCGAGAAATATCCGACGCTGCCCGATGCCAAGCAGTTTCGCATGCCCAACATCGGCTTCTCGGTGCAGAAGGCCGCTGTGGAGAAGGGGATCGCCAAGCAGTTCCCGCTCATCCTCTCCTCGGGACGTCTCGTCGAGTATGAGGGCGGCGGCGAGGAGACCCGGACCAATCCGTGGCTTGCCGAACTGCAGCAGGACATGTTCATCGAGATAAATCCGGCCGATGCCGCCGATCGCGGCGTCAAGGACGGCGGCTGGGTCTGGGTCACGGGCGCCGAGAACAGTTCCAGGGCGAGGATGAAGGCGCTCGTCACCGAGCGTGTCGGCAGGGGCGTGGCCTGGATGCCTTTCCACTTCGGCGGTTGGCTCGCCGGCAAGGATCTCCGGGGCAACTATCCGAAGGGCACTGATCCGATCGTGCTCGGCGAAAGCGCCAACACGATCACCACCTACGGATACGATCCCGCGACGAACATGCAGGAGACCAAGGTCACCCTTTGCCAGATCTCGGCGGCATAA
- a CDS encoding molecular chaperone TorD family protein — translation MRDAGLDRAIDAAGGVARLARKIRISQPSVSNWSKIPAQRVIAVEAATGVPRAELRPDLYPDHRQERTVSQDSIDPIDVARSREYGLLAVLLAAAPSRNLLDRLASLSGDGTPLGQAHAGLAEAASRASVAQVEREYFDLFVGLGRGELLPYASYYLTGFLNERPLSRLRTDLAALGIARAEGNFEPEDHAAILCEIMAGMADGQLDAPTDVQRALFEKHVSPWMGRLFADMEQAASARFYRAVGTLGRLFIEVERQAFSFAE, via the coding sequence ATGCGTGACGCCGGGCTTGATCGTGCCATTGACGCCGCAGGCGGCGTGGCCCGGCTTGCGCGCAAAATCCGCATCAGCCAGCCCTCGGTTTCGAACTGGAGCAAGATACCCGCTCAGCGGGTGATTGCGGTGGAAGCGGCAACAGGTGTTCCCCGGGCAGAACTGCGGCCTGATCTCTATCCCGATCACCGTCAGGAACGCACGGTGTCGCAAGACAGCATCGATCCGATCGATGTCGCGCGATCGCGGGAATATGGCCTTCTCGCCGTCTTGCTCGCGGCTGCGCCGTCCAGGAACTTGCTCGATCGGCTTGCCAGTTTGAGCGGAGACGGGACCCCGCTTGGTCAGGCTCACGCCGGCTTGGCGGAAGCCGCTTCGCGCGCGAGCGTAGCTCAGGTCGAGCGGGAATATTTCGACCTCTTCGTTGGTCTCGGGCGCGGCGAGTTGCTGCCCTACGCCTCCTACTATTTGACCGGCTTCCTCAACGAACGGCCGCTGTCACGTTTGCGAACCGATCTCGCGGCGCTCGGCATCGCGCGCGCCGAGGGCAATTTCGAACCAGAGGATCATGCCGCCATCCTCTGCGAGATCATGGCAGGAATGGCCGACGGCCAACTGGATGCGCCGACGGATGTGCAGCGCGCACTGTTCGAGAAACACGTCTCGCCCTGGATGGGACGCCTGTTCGCCGACATGGAACAGGCGGCAAGCGCAAGATTCTATCGCGCGGTCGGCACGCTCGGCCGCCTGTTTATCGAGGTCGAGAGGCAAGCATTTTCGTTCGCTGAGTGA
- a CDS encoding DUF6352 family protein → MSDFWIACGHHLLDRDESGGLRVTDEFLKAYFARPELMPPRDACPVERGLHRDMLADPRRAVGADDVTAIADEDARENWRFVLGFRDLMLRHSTLEAAYLAALRSRSNDLPPLFINQLVHVILRNVLDGSNDPFVLRAAELFFRPQRILPHEQALLLGDEEVVGGRSPTPVLSLISMLGTKVDAQLDVLSEDNAESYWDRSDRFDMALDLTAGGRGSRALAQAMTRWVSHLLGIDVVIEPLTEPREVKLTWYIGLDADATRMGDRLWHGEELDEPSAGRVLSLFRLTFADSRLAMESLQGEPVYLILAMTADHKLRMKPQNLLAGLPIRRVEAI, encoded by the coding sequence ATGAGTGATTTCTGGATCGCATGCGGCCATCATCTTCTTGATCGCGACGAGAGCGGCGGGCTTCGTGTCACCGACGAATTCTTGAAGGCATATTTTGCCCGTCCCGAGCTGATGCCGCCGAGGGACGCGTGCCCGGTCGAACGGGGACTGCATCGCGACATGCTCGCCGATCCGCGCCGGGCGGTCGGAGCGGACGACGTCACCGCGATCGCCGATGAGGATGCGCGCGAGAACTGGCGCTTCGTACTGGGCTTTCGCGATCTCATGTTGCGGCACTCAACACTCGAGGCTGCGTATCTCGCAGCCCTGCGCTCGCGGTCAAACGACCTGCCGCCGCTGTTCATCAATCAACTTGTGCACGTGATCCTGCGCAATGTCCTTGATGGCAGCAACGATCCGTTCGTGCTGCGCGCCGCCGAGTTGTTTTTCCGGCCGCAGCGGATCCTGCCGCATGAGCAGGCCTTGCTGCTTGGCGATGAAGAGGTCGTCGGCGGTCGCAGCCCGACGCCTGTCTTGTCGCTGATCTCGATGCTGGGCACCAAGGTGGACGCGCAGCTCGACGTGTTGAGCGAGGACAACGCCGAGAGCTATTGGGACCGCAGCGACCGGTTTGACATGGCTCTCGATCTCACCGCGGGTGGGCGAGGGTCTCGCGCGCTGGCGCAGGCAATGACACGCTGGGTCTCCCATCTGCTCGGGATCGATGTTGTCATTGAACCGCTGACGGAACCACGCGAGGTGAAGCTGACCTGGTATATCGGGTTGGACGCTGACGCCACCAGGATGGGCGATCGGCTTTGGCACGGCGAGGAGCTTGACGAGCCCAGCGCAGGGCGAGTGCTTTCGTTGTTTCGCCTGACTTTTGCGGATTCTCGGCTCGCCATGGAGAGCTTGCAGGGCGAGCCGGTCTATCTGATCCTGGCGATGACGGCCGATCACAAGCTCCGCATGAAACCGCAGAATCTGTTGGCGGGACTCCCGATCAGGCGCGTGGAAGCCATCTGA
- a CDS encoding DUF6505 family protein: MKKAAKLLRTIALDASDTFMFDVPAISGEWAVSGAFRFCDQDPGKLGGKARAAFRSGFLGVQSWGWSTLAQIVPATEDDCQALIELLARQLVDRFGAPDMAIARTAAEEEVTFAQTLCTHPISSLVAVHRSARDGEAHEAFRRLQLREGQPHGRAFSFMEIEDE; the protein is encoded by the coding sequence GTGAAAAAGGCTGCGAAACTCCTGCGCACCATCGCGCTCGATGCCTCCGATACCTTCATGTTCGACGTTCCGGCAATCTCGGGCGAATGGGCGGTCTCCGGCGCGTTCCGCTTCTGCGATCAGGATCCCGGGAAGCTGGGCGGAAAGGCGCGCGCCGCCTTCCGCAGCGGCTTTCTCGGCGTGCAGTCCTGGGGATGGTCGACACTTGCGCAGATTGTTCCGGCGACCGAGGACGATTGCCAGGCGCTGATCGAACTCCTTGCCAGGCAACTCGTTGACCGGTTCGGCGCACCGGACATGGCAATTGCGAGGACCGCTGCGGAAGAGGAAGTCACCTTTGCGCAGACGCTCTGCACGCACCCGATCAGTTCGCTCGTTGCGGTCCATCGTTCGGCGCGAGATGGCGAAGCCCACGAGGCCTTCCGCAGGCTGCAACTGCGGGAAGGGCAGCCGCATGGCAGGGCATTCTCGTTCATGGAAATCGAGGATGAGTGA
- a CDS encoding DUF3305 domain-containing protein, with product MMSAALPIVRIPVGIVVERRRAESPWVDFIWRSTAVLPDEPDTKPWTILREQEGSTLFYVGSATVDLYVSETARYRDNVASGTPSIWVILSPSEGAWPYAIAAATADPAEGEGFTEAADNLVEAVPMPEAVREVIESFVAEHHVEREFVKRERRRADPEALARRQHEGGQE from the coding sequence CTGATGAGTGCCGCCCTGCCAATCGTGCGTATCCCCGTCGGCATCGTCGTCGAACGACGCAGGGCGGAGTCGCCCTGGGTCGATTTCATCTGGCGGAGCACCGCCGTTTTGCCGGACGAACCGGATACGAAACCCTGGACAATCTTGCGCGAGCAGGAGGGCAGCACCTTGTTTTATGTCGGCAGCGCAACGGTTGATCTGTACGTGTCGGAAACCGCGCGTTACCGCGACAATGTTGCCTCCGGCACGCCGAGCATCTGGGTGATCTTGAGCCCATCCGAGGGCGCCTGGCCTTATGCGATCGCCGCAGCGACGGCTGATCCCGCGGAAGGAGAGGGGTTTACCGAGGCCGCTGACAATCTGGTTGAAGCCGTACCAATGCCCGAGGCCGTGCGCGAGGTGATTGAAAGTTTTGTTGCCGAACACCACGTCGAGAGAGAGTTCGTCAAACGCGAGCGACGGCGCGCCGATCCCGAAGCCTTGGCGCGTCGGCAGCATGAAGGCGGGCAAGAATGA
- a CDS encoding biotin/lipoate--protein ligase family protein produces the protein MEDGLRSIPTSHASMAEPIQLPPPFALVRLRESGDAFAHACRIALESGAGTLVYVGRFDVAEFAVVLEPAEPLTTARRAFYAGMVALTDALRAYAPPAKEVAIGWPDAVRIDGALVGGGRLGWPASADEDEPPGWLVFGAVIRTVTMNDHDPGVRPLASALDEEGFGEAGAVQMTESFARHLMRAIDNWQVDGFDSVAREYLSRIPRERQTLRRIDDRGDLLTRRIGTDTTERADLVKALAAPSWLDPDLGGPGS, from the coding sequence GTGGAGGACGGCCTGCGGTCGATCCCAACCAGCCACGCTTCCATGGCGGAACCCATCCAGTTGCCGCCGCCCTTTGCCTTGGTCCGATTGCGCGAGAGCGGAGACGCGTTTGCCCATGCATGCCGCATTGCACTCGAAAGCGGTGCCGGCACGCTAGTCTATGTAGGACGGTTCGATGTTGCCGAGTTCGCGGTGGTGCTGGAGCCGGCCGAGCCGCTGACCACCGCGCGCCGCGCCTTTTACGCTGGCATGGTTGCTCTGACCGACGCCCTGCGCGCCTATGCGCCGCCGGCCAAGGAGGTCGCGATCGGTTGGCCTGATGCGGTGAGGATTGACGGAGCGCTGGTCGGAGGGGGACGGCTGGGCTGGCCCGCATCCGCGGACGAGGATGAGCCGCCGGGCTGGCTCGTATTCGGAGCCGTGATCCGGACAGTCACGATGAACGATCATGATCCCGGTGTTCGCCCACTTGCCTCCGCCCTGGATGAGGAAGGGTTCGGGGAGGCCGGTGCAGTGCAGATGACAGAGAGTTTTGCGCGGCACCTGATGCGGGCGATCGACAACTGGCAGGTCGATGGATTTGACAGCGTCGCGCGCGAATATCTCAGCCGCATCCCTCGCGAGCGGCAGACGTTGCGACGCATCGATGATCGCGGCGATCTGCTCACGCGCCGTATCGGAACTGATACGACTGAGCGGGCAGACCTTGTTAAAGCGCTGGCCGCGCCATCCTGGCTCGATCCTGATCTCGGAGGGCCAGGGTCGTGA
- the fdh3B gene encoding formate dehydrogenase FDH3 subunit beta yields MARMKFLCDADRCIECNACVTACKNEHEVPWGINRRRVVTINDGKPGERSISMACMHCTDAPCAAVCPVNCFYTTADGVVLHSKDLCIGCGYCFYACPFGAPQYPKVGNFGSRGKMDKCTYCAGGPEADGSKEEYEKYGANRLAEGKLPLCAEMCSTKSLLAGDGEIIAQIYKERVMKRGYGSGAWGWKTAYRETIES; encoded by the coding sequence ATGGCACGTATGAAATTCCTCTGCGACGCCGACCGTTGCATCGAATGCAATGCCTGCGTCACCGCCTGCAAGAACGAGCATGAGGTGCCCTGGGGTATCAACCGGCGCCGCGTGGTCACCATCAATGACGGCAAGCCGGGCGAGCGTTCGATCTCGATGGCCTGCATGCATTGCACCGACGCGCCCTGCGCGGCAGTGTGCCCCGTGAACTGCTTCTACACCACTGCCGACGGCGTGGTGCTGCACTCCAAGGACCTCTGCATCGGCTGCGGCTATTGCTTCTACGCCTGTCCGTTCGGCGCGCCGCAATATCCCAAGGTTGGAAACTTCGGCTCGCGCGGCAAGATGGACAAATGCACCTATTGCGCCGGGGGCCCCGAGGCCGACGGCAGCAAGGAGGAATACGAGAAGTATGGCGCAAACCGGCTGGCGGAGGGCAAGCTGCCGCTGTGTGCCGAAATGTGCTCGACCAAGTCGTTGCTCGCCGGCGACGGGGAGATTATCGCCCAGATCTACAAGGAACGCGTGATGAAGCGCGGCTACGGCTCCGGCGCGTGGGGCTGGAAGACCGCGTATCGCGAGACGATCGAGTCCTGA
- a CDS encoding DUF3306 domain-containing protein, with protein sequence MTEEEFLARWSRRKRGSKPNAPPAEIAEPADEAAVPSPAAKAEPDVDLGSLPSIDAIAAGTDITAFLRKGVPQELMHAALRRAWTADPAIRDFVGLAENAWDFNDPNAMPGFGPLDCSQAELAAWVERIVGGLRNAAEASSDTPTQLQESADVPNADVVHSAVLTEFDQAVHTEIAAPVASQPTTEAATVRRRTHGGALPR encoded by the coding sequence ATGACTGAGGAAGAGTTTCTCGCACGTTGGTCGCGCCGCAAGCGCGGGTCAAAACCGAATGCTCCGCCGGCGGAAATAGCCGAGCCGGCCGATGAGGCCGCGGTGCCGTCCCCGGCGGCCAAGGCCGAGCCGGACGTGGATCTCGGCAGCTTGCCGTCGATCGATGCGATCGCGGCCGGGACCGACATCACCGCATTCCTGCGCAAAGGTGTTCCGCAGGAATTGATGCACGCGGCTCTTCGCCGTGCCTGGACGGCCGATCCGGCGATCCGCGATTTCGTGGGGCTCGCCGAAAACGCCTGGGACTTCAACGATCCGAATGCCATGCCGGGGTTCGGACCGCTCGATTGCTCGCAGGCCGAGTTGGCCGCCTGGGTCGAGCGGATCGTCGGCGGCCTGCGGAACGCTGCAGAGGCATCTTCCGACACGCCAACGCAATTGCAGGAGTCCGCGGACGTTCCAAATGCGGATGTTGTGCACTCCGCAGTGCTTACAGAGTTTGATCAAGCGGTCCACACCGAGATCGCTGCTCCCGTTGCATCGCAACCGACCACGGAAGCCGCGACTGTTCGGCGCCGCACACATGGCGGTGCTCTTCCTCGCTGA
- a CDS encoding twin-arginine translocation signal domain-containing protein: MNEDKQATVGRRDFLRKVGIGTVGAGATLATPLVGSAQADSENDDEKRKARYKESDHVKAYYRVNRYPA; this comes from the coding sequence ATGAACGAAGACAAGCAAGCGACCGTCGGAAGGCGCGACTTTCTCCGCAAGGTTGGCATCGGCACGGTAGGCGCTGGCGCCACGCTGGCGACGCCGCTCGTCGGCTCTGCGCAAGCCGACAGCGAGAATGACGATGAGAAGCGCAAGGCGCGCTACAAGGAATCCGATCACGTGAAGGCCTATTACCGCGTCAACCGCTATCCCGCCTGA
- a CDS encoding formate dehydrogenase subunit gamma, which yields MASFGRFVSLLFGACALLLVITAVPARAQQVNPTASSVKEQQLLQELNRIQGRVSIPDQRSGVLEQPQGREWREFRNVTLRWIGGVAIIGMLALLVIFYLTRGMVRLESGRSGRAIVRFNLFERFVHWMTASCFIILAISGLNITFGRPLLLPLIGFEAFSEWSQWAKYAHNYLSFPFTIGVVLIFLMWIAGNIPNKVDVAWIRRGGGLVGHDHPPAYRFNAGQKMIYWIVVIGGGLVAATGYALMFPFYMSGIEGMQVAQIIHSVVSVLFVAAMIAHVYIGTIGMEGAFEAMGSGEVDLNWAREHHSLWLDEQMGRTGPSGQKPQRATAAAE from the coding sequence ATGGCGTCATTTGGACGATTCGTTAGCTTGCTGTTCGGCGCATGTGCGCTGCTTCTGGTGATCACGGCGGTTCCTGCGAGAGCCCAGCAGGTCAACCCGACCGCGAGCTCCGTCAAGGAGCAGCAACTGCTGCAGGAACTCAACCGGATCCAGGGCCGCGTCAGCATTCCGGATCAGAGGTCGGGCGTGCTGGAGCAACCGCAGGGGCGCGAATGGCGGGAGTTTCGCAATGTCACGCTGCGCTGGATCGGCGGCGTCGCGATTATCGGCATGTTGGCGCTGCTCGTGATCTTCTATCTGACCCGTGGCATGGTGCGGCTCGAAAGCGGGCGATCGGGACGCGCGATCGTGCGCTTCAACCTGTTTGAGCGCTTCGTGCATTGGATGACAGCCAGCTGCTTCATCATCCTCGCCATCTCCGGTCTGAACATCACCTTCGGGCGGCCGCTGTTGTTGCCGCTGATTGGCTTCGAGGCCTTCTCCGAGTGGTCGCAATGGGCGAAGTATGCCCACAACTATCTGAGCTTCCCGTTCACCATCGGCGTCGTCCTGATCTTCCTGATGTGGATCGCGGGAAATATCCCGAACAAGGTAGATGTTGCCTGGATCAGGCGGGGAGGGGGCCTTGTCGGCCATGATCATCCGCCGGCCTATCGCTTCAATGCCGGCCAGAAGATGATCTATTGGATCGTCGTGATCGGGGGCGGCCTCGTCGCCGCAACGGGATACGCGCTGATGTTCCCGTTCTACATGAGTGGTATCGAAGGCATGCAGGTGGCCCAGATCATCCACTCCGTGGTGTCCGTACTATTCGTGGCCGCAATGATTGCGCATGTTTACATCGGCACGATCGGGATGGAGGGAGCCTTCGAGGCCATGGGCTCGGGTGAGGTCGACCTCAACTGGGCACGCGAACATCACAGCCTTTGGCTCGACGAGCAGATGGGGCGAACTGGACCGAGCGGTCAAAAGCCGCAACGGGCGACCGCTGCGGCTGAATGA